A segment of the Crassostrea angulata isolate pt1a10 chromosome 10, ASM2561291v2, whole genome shotgun sequence genome:
AATGATAAATTTATGGTAAATACTACAAAATACTATAAAATCTCCTCAAAATGTATTCTTGCAAAGACACCCCCTCATTCTTATAGGATTGTTTCAAGATCGAAATTGATTACTGAATGCATGACGTTTACTTCCGAGCAATTCTCGTAAAATAGAACACATGGTGTAATTTCGCTGTCAAATTCCGGTGGTTATTCCATAAAAGAAGACCATTTCTATTCTTTTTCGTAGACATTAGCTTTGAATGCGATGGCGCTCATTTATCTTTAGCATGACGGTCACATCTTTTTCAGgcagatattttttgtaaaacatttaatattcaaCCTTTCTTATTTCATGATCAACGACCATTTTCGATTTATTACCTTTTTTATGTAAGATCTTCCCTTAAATACACACTTAGCAAACttttccattatttttatttattttaggatTATGCGTTCTTTGAATCTCGTTTAACTTAACAAAACAGTTATCGCGACCTGggtaaatatttagaatatatataatacaagcATGGGAATGTATCCTGTGTTCCAAATAATATCGACCACGCAACTTAAACATATCTAATTATAAGGTTTGAttctagaaaaaaatgaataaggaAATCTAGACAAAGCAACTTGATCGATTACAAACTTTGACCCAACACTCAAGAAGCCTGAAAACttctaaaatattcattaaCGTTTAATTGTAATCGTTTATTGACATTACAAAACGTGGATCGTGGCAGATTAACCGTTATTCATGCCAAAAAATCGATTTACCCAATGTTCACCTGCGAAGATTTGAAATTTCTGGTGTTTCACCACTTCCCACTCATTCCGTAACATATGTCATTTTCTCAACAATATAGACACTGCATTATACACTGTTTAATTAGCTAATGATCAGAAACACCATTGTTTAAGCTGAAATTTATTTCtatagattgaaaaaaaacatggaaaTATAAACCTGATCAGAAAAATCCTTCAGGAATATTTTGCTGGCACGGtcttaatgagagagagagagagagagagagagagagagagagagagagagagagagagagagaatcaatTTATGGACATTTTCAAAAGTGGCGTTGTACATTGTCTGTttcaaaaagatataaaaaaattcttataacatgtttttttttcttcaagttaTATAATGTTATTGGGTTTGATTCGTAACACTTGTCATTAGTTTGCAAAAATCATATTACAAAGAAGCTGACGTGCACGATGATTCTCGTTACTTTGAGTCGTCGTTGCATCAATACCTAGAATGTTTTGTGCTACAGAACCCTTTGTGTCCTATGACAAATTGCGCATGGTCTTACTGAATCCAGCTTCTATTAGCTTCTTTAAGACGAGTCAGGGCACTGATCATTACTAAAACCTATCAGATTTCTGTGTACGTCAAATTTCCCTGAGCCGAAATGATTTTGGCCCCTTCAATCACTGCATacgtaatttaatttttgtgttGCTTAACTATTTCAATCTACAAATTGGTTTCCAGAGTTTGGATTTGTGGTATAAATGTAGTTAATAAATTGACAACGAGGAAGTTTGCCTCCAGGGAGGATTCTATTAACTATGAAAACCAACGGGTAATGAACAGCCGTTAAATGAGTGGACGTCGACTGGTCAACATACCGGAAAATGAGAagtctttttaataaaaaagcaATGAATTTGTGATATCGAAAATAGCGGAAGTAAAGGAGCGTCACGAAGGAGAAAATTAAGATGATTTTCTGTAGACAAAATGCTTCCGATTTTCAAGTGCTCATTAGTTTCAATAGAAAACATAAAgtgatgttttcattttttaaaagttgaaccTTTTCGAAGCAAATGGAAAATAGTGACACTTGCACAATTTGATTTTGGCACAATTGAACCCTTATTATTAAAGTTATCACTTATATTGGTCAAACATACATATCAAGACTTTTTAATGAAACATATATATCCTGATATACCTTTAGCGTTTGTGACTATAATGAACATAAACAGGATACACTTTCTTTCTACTATTTAAGGACAGACAGTTCGAGAGCAGTGCCTGTAAAGAGGAAGCAATCCAGGTTGTGACGAAGAACTGTGTTTACAAGTTCAAGGTACTGTACGATATTTCACAGGATTATCTAAAATGGAGTCTGTGCTTGAAATTACCCGTGACAAAACTAGTCGTTTTCTGCAGTATATGAATGATCGGATAAATGACCCTGTTCAACAAAGACGCTTGATCCTTATCATTGTATGCATTGCGCTGCTCCTGGATAACATGCTCTACATGGTTATCGTGCCCATCATCCCtatttatttagataaataCTTCGATTCAGAGGAGCCAAAGACAGGAAGTGATGTTATAAATGGTTCAGTGTTTTACAACTATACTCATTCGTTGAACACTACTCTCTCTAACATAACAACAACGCTACCTACCACAACGAAGAGTCCATTTGCTTATGCAGAGGGCGGGGGTGCTATCGGTGTCCTTTTTGCGTCGAAAGCCATAGTACAATTTTTCATCAATCCGTTTACTGGGGCGTTAATTGACAGGGTTGGATATGACCGACCTTTAATGATTGGATTATCAGTCATGTTTTTCTCTACGATTGTTTTTGCTTTCGGTGAAAGTTACGCTGTTCTCTTTGCGGCCAGAAGTTTACAAGGGGTGGGCTCTGCGTTTGCCGACACCTCAGGTCTAGCCATGATTGCAGATAGATTTCGAGACGACTCCGAACGTACAAAAGCTCTTGGAATAGCCCAGGCATTTATATCATTCGGTTGTCTGGTTGCACCACCTTTTGGTGGAGTACTTTTTGAATTCGCTGGAAAAGTGGTTCCTTTCATATTTCTGTCATGTTTGTGTTTGATAGATGGCATCCTTCTTTTATTTGTCATGAAACCTGTCAGGAAAGAACGAGAAATATCACAAAAAGAAGGTCTAAAAGGCACTCCAATTTACAAACTACTGATAGATCCTTATATCGCCGTAGCTGCAGGGGCTCTTGCAATGTCGAATGTGGCTCTTGCTTTCTTAGAACCAACCATTGCCTTATGGATGCAAGGCACAATGGATGCTGCTGAATGGGAAATAGGCTTTGTATGGCTTCCCGCTTTCTTGCCTTATATAGGGGGCGTATACCTAACAGTAAAGTTGTCAAAAAACTATCCGAAATATCAATGGCTCATAACTGTTGTAGGGTTGGTACTAGAAGGAACCTGCTGTCTGGCTATCCCTTTTGCCAAGCAATTTTTTGTGGTCTTATTTCCAATAATGGGTTTGTGTTTAGGTGTGGCGCTTGTTGATACAGCAATTTTGCCAACACTAGGATATCTTGTTGATCTAAGATATGTATCAATCTACGGAAGTGTTTATGCTATTGCTGACATATCTTATTCCGTGGCTTATGCACTTGGTCCCGTTATGGCCGGTCAAATTGTACAGGCTATCGGCTTTGTGTGGCTTAATGTTGCAATTTTTCTGAGTAATATACTTTACGCACCGTTGCTGTTATGTCTTCGTacaatatatttgtataaaccTGTCGAGAATGAGCAAGATGTTCTGATTGACGACCCACCGTCAAAACAGTACAACACCTACATACAAAATGGCGGCTTATATAACGGAGACTTGAAAGAAATTGGAAATGCAACTGGTCAGAATCATTTAAAGTGGGAAACTTTTGACGATAACGACACGACTCGAGTTTACAAAAAAGCAGAGCTGGACAGCTATGAGCCAAAAGAGAACGAcccttctttttctttttattgcaAACGTTAATTGTTGTATCACACGCATCGTTAGTCCTGGAATTTCCTGACTTTTTATGAATTAGATAAATCAAAGATTGTTGCTGTACATTTAGACATTGTAATACATTTATTAACTGTGGTGCGTCATTTGTAAAACACGTGATTAGTTTTTAGTTATTAAAGGTTTACGATGGAAATTTTTAGTTTATAGATAAGTGTCATCATGAAGCAAAAACGTCACGCAAAATATATGATCTTAAGaagaataaattaaacatttcttgataaatttaaGGCTAATCTCAtaatatgattttcatataaataataaaacaaacaaacgaaaGTGAACGACGATAATGTTTTCAACATTCTAGATATAAATATGTACTGCAATATAAATCCATTCgtcagttttcattttttaatatcagtGGTTTGAGATGTGGCTGTACCCTCTTAcagaaggaatttttttttatgtggaaTACCCTCCCCCGGAAAATGATATTAGATATGGTTTCATCCGGAAATATTACCCCAAATTGGAGATTCCACATATAAACTACCTCTGGAGTAAGATTTCCCCGCGGAAAATTGATTCTAGTGTAGAATTTCCTGTAAGGAGAGTGTTTTCAGGGGGGAAATGTGCACTTAACAGCGGGAGGTCATCAGtagttcatatatatatatatatatatatatatatatatatatatatatatatatatatatatatatatatatatatatatgtaatttcgATGAGAGTCTCTGTATAAAGATGCAGGGGAAAATTAGAATATCTTAATACAATTTCCAAGGATGATATAATGGATAATGTGTTTCCAGCCTTGACACtgcaaaagtacatgtacagatgtctggtaaacataaaatttattttttcaaaaaggcCTACATGTTCGTCCAGGCGTAAGCTTAGTCCGGACTTAATCAGGCACTAAACCTCAAAACCAGACTTAGTTGCGTTAACTTTCACAAAAAGGCGGAAACTTAGTCGGGATtaaatttgggtttaaatctacgcctgctaatgggtaggcgtaagtccttagtctgtgcacaaaaatggcaagtgttttgtttctaaggcaaaataaacagagaattgtaatttttggtttgttttgtgtGTTATTAAGGAAAACATtcttatttattgaaatatttgtacatgtacgtataactTTAGAAAATACCTAttgttcttatttttaaataaattaagattaaatcaatttgataaataatgggcTTACCTTATTAAATgtatgtaatatacattactactcccgaatgaaatttacctaaagtatgaaaaatttaagATGGGTATACCCAATCGTTTTCATGTCATTGTCTACATTCTTCCAATATTAAAACAGAGGATGAAACTTTTCTTCCTTTTGAAGACATGGACAAGATTCATGTAATGTTATTTATTACAGTAGATATTTTCGATTTCTGTTGGTAGCTGCTGAACtcatggtcacaattttttctataaataatatagtGATATTATAAAAAGAGTCAAGCCTTATCCCAGCAAAGTGTCTAAATATCTATAGGAAACATGAATTATCATTTTGCAGACGTATGGGGGCATATCTACTGTACACTGTCCATgcattctataaatatttgaagtttacaCGAACATATTGGAGTTAATTTCTATGCATGGTTTCGTTCAATTAATATGTACGATTGTGCCTCGATATCAtctacaatgcatttaattgcCATTTATTTAGTTTCTGAAACCTCTTATATCTGCCTCTTTTATATCAActgtttttctctaaaattgcATTATGTTAACAAGTGTATAGGCATTTGTTCtactttaattaatataaactgTTATGAACAACTTGAACTATGCACATTCAGTGATCAAGGATAACATGCGAACTTTCGGGTATGCACTATGAGTTGgaaaattgatccaccacatataatcatagcctcaaagcaaaacaaagtACTCAGTCGGACTAACTTAGGCCCAGATTTACGCCCTTTTCATTGATGGGGTGGGTGGGttgttcatttgattttttgttcatgcgtgtgtgtgtgtgtgggggggggggggggagggaggggggtaGTAGAAACCGGGAAGTGGGTAAGAAATGTCGATGCTAAATCCTTCATGGGAATGCTGTTTAATCATTCAGAAATTGTTGCATTTTATCCTCGTTTCTTCTCTCAGCCGAGATACATTCATTTGCGATGTTttcttttagtaaaaataaaacaccacATTTATATATCAACTATTACAAAAAAACAACCCCAACATAATTACATTAAACTTAGTCTAAAAGTTCCACATCTCTCCATTTTGAAATGCTACTTGTCACTACATGTGATTACTGTATAGTACATGCACAAAGACATTACACTATTTCAATTCTATTTATACATTTGACTTTTTTCTAAGAAGTTTCTAGGTGAATTAGGGAATGagtttttatattcaattaCATTTAGTTTACATTCGTGTCATATTGAACAGAATTTACACGATCGGCATTAATTTAgaacaaataatatgatatgaaacaatgtaTCTTAAGATAAGACTTAGTCAACTGTTAAgcaaagaaagttttgtgaaacagctatgacAAATCTTAGGAACTTCCTAAGTTACAACTTAGGCATATCTTAAGTTCTATCTTAGGAATCATCTTAGGAAATCTTTGGCCCCTGGGacccgtttcactaaaaggcgtaagaTACGACGGAACTTAAGTTAGGTCTTATGGCGTACGCTAAAATTTAGTCAAGGGTAAACTGCGTTTCACTAAGAGGCGTACTCCTGGCCGTAAACACTAGTATCGGACTAAGTTAGGGCAAGACTTACGTCCTTGACAACGAGCTTATACACATGCGCAGACATGATAAACAGCAGAAAGGAAGATAGATAAAcagatatatagatagatattcTTTAGATAGATAAAAAGATAGA
Coding sequences within it:
- the LOC128166501 gene encoding vesicular acetylcholine transporter-like → MESVLEITRDKTSRFLQYMNDRINDPVQQRRLILIIVCIALLLDNMLYMVIVPIIPIYLDKYFDSEEPKTGSDVINGSVFYNYTHSLNTTLSNITTTLPTTTKSPFAYAEGGGAIGVLFASKAIVQFFINPFTGALIDRVGYDRPLMIGLSVMFFSTIVFAFGESYAVLFAARSLQGVGSAFADTSGLAMIADRFRDDSERTKALGIAQAFISFGCLVAPPFGGVLFEFAGKVVPFIFLSCLCLIDGILLLFVMKPVRKEREISQKEGLKGTPIYKLLIDPYIAVAAGALAMSNVALAFLEPTIALWMQGTMDAAEWEIGFVWLPAFLPYIGGVYLTVKLSKNYPKYQWLITVVGLVLEGTCCLAIPFAKQFFVVLFPIMGLCLGVALVDTAILPTLGYLVDLRYVSIYGSVYAIADISYSVAYALGPVMAGQIVQAIGFVWLNVAIFLSNILYAPLLLCLRTIYLYKPVENEQDVLIDDPPSKQYNTYIQNGGLYNGDLKEIGNATGQNHLKWETFDDNDTTRVYKKAELDSYEPKENDPSFSFYCKR